One Nonomuraea angiospora DNA segment encodes these proteins:
- a CDS encoding DHA2 family efflux MFS transporter permease subunit, producing the protein MRYSVRSSLWTTGLVVLLGVVMTMLDTTIVNVALGTLARDFHTTLATMQWAVTGYLLALSMTVPVTGWAVGRFGARNVWLVSLVLFVAGSALTAAAWSVGSLVAFRAVQGLGGGLLLPVGQMMLARAAGQERMGRAMAMISLPAMLVPVLGPPLGGVIVEGLGWRWLFLINVPFCAVALLAAFLLLPREPGASPQGLDVLGLAVLSPGLAALVYGLSEIGNGASPLHPALWIGVALVAGFAVRALRTTGALLDLRLFGNRQFAAAVGALVCYSAAMFGFTVLVPLYSQLAQGGSPLEAGLLLAPMGIGAAITMPVAGRLTDSRGPRGVGAAGVVVAVAGIAGFAAFGGLVPMFVLGLGHGLVSTSVMAAAFKTLEPAAIPAATTLSTIAVRLASPFGVAVLAVLLQVFTRTGVERPFTYAFGVAIALAAVSLVPIALIGSKAWRGSSSAPA; encoded by the coding sequence ATGCGATACAGCGTACGAAGTTCGCTCTGGACCACGGGCCTGGTCGTCCTCCTGGGCGTCGTCATGACGATGCTCGACACCACGATCGTCAACGTCGCGCTCGGCACCCTGGCCCGCGACTTCCACACCACGCTCGCCACCATGCAGTGGGCGGTCACCGGCTACCTGCTGGCCCTGTCGATGACGGTCCCGGTCACCGGCTGGGCCGTGGGCAGGTTCGGCGCCAGGAACGTCTGGCTGGTCTCGCTCGTGCTGTTCGTCGCGGGGTCCGCGCTCACCGCCGCCGCCTGGTCGGTCGGGAGCCTGGTCGCCTTCCGCGCGGTGCAGGGGCTGGGCGGGGGCCTGCTCCTGCCGGTCGGCCAGATGATGCTGGCCAGGGCGGCCGGGCAGGAGCGGATGGGCCGCGCGATGGCCATGATCTCGCTCCCGGCGATGCTGGTGCCCGTGCTCGGGCCGCCGCTGGGCGGGGTGATCGTCGAGGGCCTCGGCTGGCGGTGGCTGTTCCTGATCAACGTGCCGTTCTGCGCGGTGGCGCTGCTGGCGGCGTTCCTGCTGCTCCCCCGCGAGCCGGGCGCGAGCCCGCAGGGGCTCGACGTGCTGGGCCTGGCGGTGCTCTCGCCCGGCCTGGCCGCGCTGGTCTACGGGCTGTCCGAGATCGGCAACGGGGCCTCCCCGCTCCACCCCGCGCTGTGGATCGGCGTGGCGCTGGTCGCCGGGTTCGCCGTGCGGGCGCTGAGGACGACGGGCGCGCTGCTGGATCTGCGGTTGTTCGGGAACCGGCAGTTCGCCGCCGCGGTGGGCGCGCTCGTGTGCTACTCGGCCGCCATGTTCGGCTTCACGGTGCTCGTTCCCCTCTACAGCCAGCTCGCGCAGGGCGGGAGCCCGCTGGAGGCGGGCCTGCTGCTGGCCCCGATGGGGATCGGCGCGGCGATCACGATGCCGGTCGCGGGCAGGCTGACCGACAGCAGGGGGCCGCGCGGCGTCGGCGCGGCGGGCGTGGTCGTGGCGGTGGCGGGCATCGCGGGATTCGCGGCGTTCGGGGGTCTCGTGCCGATGTTCGTCCTGGGGCTCGGGCACGGGCTGGTGTCGACGTCGGTGATGGCGGCCGCGTTCAAGACGCTGGAGCCGGCCGCCATCCCGGCCGCGACCACGCTGAGCACGATCGCGGTGCGGCTCGCCTCTCCGTTCGGCGTGGCGGTGCTGGCCGTGCTGTTGCAGGTGTTCACCAGGACGGGCGTGGAGCGGCCCTTCACGTACGCCTTCGGCGTCGCGATCGCGCTGGCGGCCGTCTCGCTGGTGCCGATCGCGCTCATAGGATCGAAGGCATGGAGAGGATCCTCGTCAGCGCCTGCCTGA
- a CDS encoding DUF523 domain-containing protein: MERILVSACLMGRRVRYDGRAKTSSDARLAAWREEGRLVPHCPEVSGGLPIPRPAAEIEGGAGGAAVLSGAARVLASDGSDVTAEFLAGARSALAVARSHGIRLAVLKEGSPSCGALSIYDGTFSGRRGPGQGVTTALLEQHGIRVFTEDHVDEAADYLRTLEP, translated from the coding sequence ATGGAGAGGATCCTCGTCAGCGCCTGCCTGATGGGCCGCCGGGTCCGCTACGACGGTCGCGCCAAGACCAGCTCGGACGCCCGGCTCGCCGCGTGGCGCGAGGAGGGGCGGCTGGTGCCGCACTGCCCGGAGGTGTCGGGCGGGCTGCCGATCCCGCGTCCCGCCGCCGAGATCGAGGGCGGCGCGGGCGGGGCGGCCGTCCTGTCCGGGGCGGCGCGCGTGCTGGCGAGCGACGGGTCCGACGTGACGGCCGAGTTCCTGGCGGGCGCGCGGTCGGCGCTGGCCGTGGCGCGCTCGCACGGCATCCGGCTGGCGGTGCTGAAGGAGGGCAGCCCGTCGTGCGGCGCGCTGTCGATCTACGACGGTACGTTCAGCGGCCGGCGCGGCCCCGGCCAGGGCGTCACGACGGCGCTGCTGGAGCAGCACGGCATCCGCGTGTTCACCGAGGACCACGTCGACGAGGCCGCCGACTATCTGCGGACCCTGGAGCCGTAG
- a CDS encoding response regulator transcription factor — MATVLVVEDDEFVRSAIIHELGRRGHAVRSAGCALDALREISQRPPDAVVLDLGLPDLDGSEALRMVRGVSDVPVIVATARDDETEIVRLLRAGADDYLVKPFSGDHLSARLDAVLRRARSAPAPQIFRVGGLEVDVARREAALDGGPLSLTRREFDLLAYLTARADRVVTRQELLAEVWRQSYGDDQTIDVHLSWLRRKLGESASQPRYLHTVRGVGVMLSAPR; from the coding sequence ATGGCGACGGTTCTCGTAGTGGAAGACGATGAATTCGTCAGATCGGCGATCATCCACGAGCTCGGCCGGCGCGGGCACGCCGTCCGCAGCGCCGGGTGCGCGCTCGACGCGCTCAGGGAGATCTCGCAGCGCCCGCCGGACGCCGTCGTCCTCGACCTCGGCCTGCCCGACCTGGACGGGTCCGAGGCGCTGCGCATGGTGCGCGGCGTCTCCGACGTGCCGGTCATCGTGGCCACGGCCCGCGACGACGAGACCGAGATCGTCCGGCTGTTACGGGCGGGCGCGGACGACTACCTGGTCAAACCGTTCTCCGGTGACCATCTCAGCGCCCGGCTGGACGCCGTGCTGCGCAGGGCCAGGTCCGCGCCCGCGCCCCAGATCTTCCGCGTCGGCGGCCTGGAGGTGGACGTGGCCCGGCGCGAGGCCGCGCTCGACGGCGGTCCGCTCTCGCTGACCAGGCGCGAGTTCGACCTGCTCGCCTACCTCACCGCCCGGGCCGACCGCGTCGTCACCCGCCAGGAGCTGCTGGCCGAGGTCTGGCGGCAGTCGTACGGCGACGACCAGACGATCGACGTGCACCTGTCGTGGTTACGGCGCAAGCTCGGCGAGAGCGCCTCCCAGCCGCGTTACCTGCACACGGTCCGGGGCGTCGGCGTGATGCTGTCGGCACCCCGATGA
- a CDS encoding sensor histidine kinase yields the protein MRRTLAVLMVAVTSMVALAFLVPLALIVKETAQTRALAGAERQASALVPVLALTTRSDDLGHAMARTEAGRRGLLAVHVKGGATQGTSRAPAAEVARAARETRASTVELDGGYVLLRPVALDEDRGAVIEVFVPAADLNRGVFTSWAVLTGVAVALVLGSVLVGDRLGARVVRSARRLGTAATALGAGDLSERVYPDGPPELKAAATAFNAMANRVTQLLAAERELAADLSHRLRTPLTALKLSLDQLGPGAEPGRQALARLEGEVDTIIAAARRPSRAARSCDAAEVLRERLTFWSALAEDQRRPWELVGATLPVRVPVPAGELTAVVDALLGNVFRHTAEGTAFGVTLHEGQDTVGILIADAGPGIADPDSAMERGSSGSGSTGLGLDIARRLAESTGGRLRLDRSSMGGAQVQVWLRTEIAPKPALKDT from the coding sequence ATGAGACGGACGCTGGCGGTGCTGATGGTCGCGGTCACCTCGATGGTCGCGCTGGCCTTCCTCGTGCCGCTCGCGCTGATCGTCAAGGAGACCGCGCAGACCAGGGCGCTGGCGGGCGCCGAGCGGCAGGCGTCCGCGCTGGTCCCGGTGCTGGCACTGACGACCAGGAGCGACGACCTCGGGCACGCCATGGCCCGCACCGAGGCAGGCCGGCGCGGCCTGCTGGCCGTCCACGTCAAGGGCGGCGCGACGCAGGGCACCTCCCGCGCGCCCGCCGCCGAGGTGGCCAGGGCCGCCCGCGAGACCAGGGCGAGCACCGTCGAGCTGGACGGCGGATACGTGCTGCTGCGCCCGGTCGCGCTGGACGAGGACCGGGGCGCGGTGATCGAGGTGTTCGTCCCCGCCGCCGACCTCAACCGGGGCGTCTTCACGTCATGGGCGGTGCTGACCGGGGTGGCCGTGGCACTGGTGCTCGGCTCGGTGCTGGTCGGCGACCGGCTCGGGGCGCGGGTCGTACGCTCGGCGCGCCGGCTCGGCACCGCCGCGACCGCGCTGGGAGCCGGTGACCTGAGCGAACGCGTCTACCCCGACGGGCCACCGGAGCTCAAGGCGGCGGCGACCGCGTTCAACGCCATGGCCAACCGCGTCACCCAGCTCCTGGCCGCAGAGCGGGAGCTGGCCGCCGACCTCTCCCACCGGCTCCGCACCCCGCTCACCGCGCTCAAGCTCAGCCTGGATCAGCTCGGGCCGGGGGCGGAGCCCGGCAGGCAGGCGCTGGCCAGGCTGGAGGGCGAGGTGGACACGATCATCGCGGCGGCGCGGCGGCCGTCGCGGGCGGCCAGGTCGTGCGACGCGGCCGAGGTGCTGCGCGAGCGGCTGACGTTCTGGTCGGCGCTGGCGGAGGACCAGCGGCGCCCGTGGGAGCTGGTCGGGGCCACGCTTCCGGTGCGGGTGCCCGTACCGGCCGGTGAGCTGACGGCGGTGGTGGACGCGCTGCTCGGGAACGTGTTCAGGCACACGGCGGAGGGCACGGCGTTCGGCGTCACCCTGCACGAGGGCCAGGACACCGTCGGCATCCTGATCGCCGACGCGGGGCCCGGCATCGCGGACCCGGACTCGGCGATGGAGCGGGGCAGCAGCGGCAGCGGGTCCACCGGGCTCGGGCTGGACATCGCGCGCAGGCTCGCCGAGTCCACTGGGGGCCGGCTGCGGCTGGACCGGTCGTCGATGGGCGGGGCCCAGGTGCAGGTGTGGCTGCGTACTGAAATAGCACCTAAGCCAGCCTTAAAGGACACTTAA
- a CDS encoding lytic polysaccharide monooxygenase auxiliary activity family 9 protein gives MQITRKALVATTLAAPTLLVLAVAPGTASAHGTMSNPPSRTMVCYSEGPENPKSAACKQAVAIGGTQPLYDWNEVNIADAAGRHRQIIPDGKLCSAGRDKYRGFDQARADWPATTLASGASHTFRYRATAPHKGSFELYITKDGYDPARPLKWSDLEAKPFQTVQNPVVTDGFYTMNAKLPARQGRHLIYAIWQRGDSPEAFYSCSDVVFGQSNPVPAPTPTGTPTATPKPTPTTAPTQPSGDAPAVNAGVGVAPAGAEVGQQVRVTAVCGGSKVRDVTSNAFATVRTRPAAPTATWSSALKAVKAGRFGVTVRCENGGVARTALTVG, from the coding sequence ATGCAGATCACCCGTAAGGCGCTCGTCGCCACCACCCTGGCCGCCCCCACGCTGCTCGTGCTCGCCGTCGCCCCCGGCACGGCCTCGGCGCACGGCACCATGAGCAACCCGCCCAGCCGCACCATGGTCTGCTACAGCGAGGGCCCGGAGAACCCGAAGTCGGCCGCCTGCAAGCAGGCCGTGGCCATCGGCGGCACCCAGCCGCTCTACGACTGGAACGAGGTCAACATCGCCGACGCGGCGGGCCGGCACCGCCAGATCATCCCGGACGGGAAGCTGTGCAGCGCGGGGCGGGACAAGTACCGCGGGTTCGACCAGGCGCGGGCGGACTGGCCCGCGACGACCCTGGCGAGCGGCGCGTCCCACACGTTCAGGTATCGGGCGACCGCGCCGCACAAGGGGTCGTTCGAGCTCTACATCACCAAGGACGGCTACGACCCGGCCAGGCCGCTGAAGTGGTCGGATCTGGAGGCCAAGCCGTTCCAGACCGTGCAGAACCCGGTGGTGACGGACGGCTTCTACACGATGAACGCCAAGCTGCCCGCCCGGCAGGGGCGGCACCTGATCTACGCGATCTGGCAGCGCGGCGACAGCCCCGAGGCGTTCTACTCCTGCTCGGACGTGGTCTTCGGCCAGTCCAACCCGGTCCCGGCCCCCACGCCCACCGGCACGCCGACCGCCACCCCCAAGCCCACCCCCACGACCGCCCCCACTCAGCCCTCTGGGGACGCGCCGGCCGTCAACGCGGGCGTCGGCGTCGCCCCGGCCGGGGCCGAGGTCGGACAGCAGGTGAGGGTGACGGCGGTCTGCGGCGGGTCGAAGGTGCGTGACGTGACCTCGAACGCCTTCGCCACCGTCCGCACCCGCCCCGCCGCGCCCACGGCCACCTGGTCGTCGGCGCTCAAGGCGGTCAAGGCGGGCCGGTTCGGGGTGACGGTGCGCTGCGAGAACGGCGGCGTGGCGCGTACCGCTCTCACCGTCGGCTGA
- a CDS encoding Dyp-type peroxidase has translation MPVDLNNAQPLAWDSATLDADTKAMLDNLQPNILRAHVREHLSVLFVRFNDAAEGRAFLRHVATTKMKSAREHLREVRDFNAKGGRGTPYVGIGISKAGYRDLGHSVEDVRKFGDRVFRDGMKRRVAEVADPPVETWERTYQREIHAVILIGDAEPEPVAALREEILGELPESARLLGEETGQGMRNPAGDGIEHFGYVDGRSQPLFVKDEVDKEPKQHWNPAFPLSNVLVPDPFAPNPVRHHGSYLVFRKLEQNVRAFKEIEQELADNLGLVGADRDRAGAMLIGRFKDGTPLTSKPKAGGGPVGNDFTFDGDDGSKCPFSGHIRKTNPRSFGREVLMARRGQTYGERTDEPWDDSPPQTRPSGEVGLLFMAFNGSLLNQFEFTQQSWADNPDFENPATGHDPVIGQGDRDIKVAFPKVWGKPELSAPQAQVAQTVTMKGGEYFFAPSLAYLRNL, from the coding sequence ATGCCTGTCGACCTGAACAACGCACAACCTCTGGCCTGGGACTCGGCCACGCTCGACGCGGACACCAAGGCGATGCTCGACAATCTCCAGCCGAACATCCTGCGCGCCCACGTGCGCGAGCACCTGTCCGTGCTGTTCGTCAGGTTCAACGACGCGGCGGAAGGAAGGGCGTTCCTCCGGCACGTGGCGACCACCAAGATGAAATCGGCCCGCGAGCACCTGCGGGAGGTGCGCGACTTCAACGCGAAAGGCGGCCGCGGCACGCCGTACGTGGGCATCGGCATCAGCAAGGCCGGCTACCGCGACCTCGGCCACTCGGTCGAGGACGTGCGCAAGTTCGGGGACCGGGTGTTCCGCGACGGCATGAAGCGCCGCGTCGCCGAGGTCGCCGACCCGCCCGTGGAGACGTGGGAGCGCACGTACCAGCGGGAGATCCACGCCGTCATCCTGATCGGCGACGCGGAGCCCGAGCCGGTCGCGGCGCTGCGCGAGGAGATCCTCGGCGAGCTGCCGGAGAGCGCCCGGCTGCTGGGCGAGGAGACCGGGCAGGGCATGCGCAACCCCGCCGGCGACGGCATCGAGCACTTCGGGTACGTGGACGGCCGCAGCCAGCCACTGTTCGTGAAGGACGAGGTGGACAAGGAGCCGAAGCAGCACTGGAACCCGGCGTTCCCGCTGAGCAACGTGCTCGTGCCGGACCCCTTCGCGCCGAACCCCGTCCGCCACCACGGCAGTTACCTGGTGTTCAGGAAGCTGGAGCAGAACGTACGGGCGTTCAAGGAGATCGAGCAGGAGCTGGCCGACAACCTGGGCCTGGTCGGCGCCGACCGCGACCGGGCGGGCGCCATGCTCATCGGCCGGTTCAAGGACGGCACGCCCCTGACCAGCAAGCCCAAGGCGGGCGGCGGGCCGGTGGGCAACGACTTCACCTTCGACGGCGACGACGGCAGCAAGTGCCCGTTCAGCGGGCACATCAGGAAGACCAACCCGCGCTCGTTCGGGCGTGAGGTGCTCATGGCGCGGCGCGGCCAGACGTACGGGGAGCGGACCGACGAGCCGTGGGACGACTCGCCGCCGCAGACCCGGCCGAGCGGCGAGGTCGGGCTGCTGTTCATGGCGTTCAACGGCAGCCTGCTGAACCAGTTCGAGTTCACGCAGCAGTCGTGGGCCGACAACCCCGACTTCGAGAACCCGGCCACCGGGCACGACCCGGTGATCGGGCAGGGCGATCGGGACATCAAGGTCGCCTTCCCCAAGGTCTGGGGCAAGCCGGAGCTGTCGGCGCCGCAGGCCCAGGTGGCCCAGACGGTCACGATGAAGGGCGGCGAGTACTTCTTCGCGCCGTCGCTGGCATACCTGCGGAACCTGTAA
- a CDS encoding GAP family protein, which produces MTIGLLLALAALALVDSTSFGTLGIPVYLLLTSKRPGGLLIYLATVAVFYFLVGVALMLGLSTVMERFGDALRSEPAYWVQLVLGVGLFALSFRLDPKRRAKLGKPERRFEPRVGGPRVMVLLGLTAGVLEVATMVPYLAAIGIMTTAGLTIGQWVPVLGAYVLVMILPPLALMGLRAVAGAWLEPKLERLRAWMSKHAASALSWGVAIVGFLLARDAAFYLFFQRP; this is translated from the coding sequence ATGACCATCGGACTGCTGCTCGCCCTCGCCGCCCTGGCCCTCGTCGACAGCACCAGCTTCGGCACCCTCGGCATCCCCGTCTACCTGCTGCTGACCTCCAAACGGCCGGGCGGGCTGCTGATCTACCTGGCCACCGTCGCGGTCTTCTACTTCCTGGTGGGGGTCGCGCTCATGCTGGGGCTGTCCACGGTGATGGAGCGCTTCGGCGACGCGCTGCGCAGCGAGCCCGCGTACTGGGTGCAGCTCGTGCTGGGCGTGGGGCTGTTCGCGCTGAGCTTCAGGCTCGACCCCAAGCGGCGCGCGAAGCTGGGCAAGCCCGAGCGCCGCTTCGAGCCCCGGGTGGGCGGTCCGCGCGTGATGGTGCTGCTGGGGCTGACCGCCGGAGTGCTGGAGGTGGCGACGATGGTGCCCTACCTCGCCGCGATCGGCATCATGACCACGGCGGGGCTGACCATCGGGCAGTGGGTGCCGGTGCTGGGCGCGTACGTGCTCGTCATGATCCTGCCGCCGCTGGCCCTCATGGGGCTGCGCGCCGTGGCGGGAGCCTGGCTGGAGCCCAAGCTGGAGCGACTGCGGGCCTGGATGAGCAAGCACGCGGCGTCAGCCCTGAGCTGGGGCGTTGCCATCGTCGGATTCCTGCTTGCCCGGGATGCGGCGTTTTATCTGTTCTTCCAGAGACCGTAG